From Triticum urartu cultivar G1812 chromosome 2, Tu2.1, whole genome shotgun sequence, a single genomic window includes:
- the LOC125536676 gene encoding probable mixed-linked glucan synthase 8 isoform X1, which produces MGSLAAANGAGHASNGAGVADQALALENGTGNGHKAGVANRATPALQANGGSKVAKKISPKDKYWVAADEGEMAAAIADGGEDGRRPLLYRTFKVKGILLHPYRLLSLIRLVAIVLFFIWRVRHPYADGMWLWWISMVGDLWFGVTWLLNQVAKLNPVKRVPNLTLLEQQFDLPDGNSNLPCLDVFINTVDPINEPMIYTMNSIISILAADYPVDKHACYLSDDGGSIIHYDGLLETAKFAALWVPFCRKHSIEPRAPESYFSLNTRPYTGNAPQDFVNDRRHMCREYDEFKERLDALFTLIPKRSDVYNHAAAKEGAKATWMADGTQWPGTWIDPAENHKKGQHVGIVKVMLKHPSYEPELGLGASTNSPLDFSAVDVRLPMLVYISREKSPSCDHQKKAGAMNVQLRVSALLTNAPFIINFDGDHYVNNSKAFRAGICFMLDRREGDNTAFVQFPQRFDDVDPTDRYCNHNRVFFDATLLGLNGIQGPSYVGTGCMFRRVALYGVDPPRWRPDNVKIVDSSTKFGSSASFISSILPAADQERSIMSPPALEEPVMADLAHVMTCAYEDGTEWGREVGWVYNIATEDVVTGFRLHRNGWRSMYCRMEPDAFAGTAPINLTERLYQILRWSGGSLEMFFSRNCPLLAGRRLHPMQRIAYANMTAYPVSSVFLVFYLLFPVIWIFRGQFYIQKPFPTYVLYLVIVIALTELIGMVEIKWAGLTLLDWIRNEQFYIIGATAVYPTAVFHIVLKLFGLKGVSFKLTAKQVASSTSDKFAELYAVQWAPMLIPTMVVIAVNVCAIGASIGKAIVGGWSLMQMADAGLGLVFNAWILVLIYPFALGMIGRWSKRPYILFILFVIVFILIALVDIAIQAMRSGFVRFHFKSSGGATFPTSWGL; this is translated from the exons ATGGGTTCTTTGGCGGCAGCCAACGGGGCCGGTCATGCGAGCAATGGCGCCGGCGTCGCGGACCAGGCGCTGGCGCTGGAGAACGGCACCGGCAATGGGCACAAGGCCGGCGTCGCCAACCGAGCGACGCCGGCACTGCAGGCGAACGGCGGCAGCAAGGTGGCGAAGAAGATCAGCCCGAAGGACAAGTACTGGGTGGCCGCCGACGAGGGGGAGATGGCGGCCGCCATAGCGGACGGCGGCGAGGACGGCCGGCGGCCGCTGCTGTACCGGACGTTCAAGGTCAAGGGCATCCTCCTGCATCCCTACAG GTTGCTGAGCTTGATCAGATTGGTTGCTATCGTCCTATTTTTCATATGGCGTGTCAGGCACCCATACGCTGATGGCATGTGGCTCTGGTGGATATCGATGGTTGGGGATCTTTGGTTTGGCGTCACTTGGTTGCTAAACCAAGTTGCAAAGCTCAACCCTGTCAAGCGTGTCCCCAACCTTACCCTCTTGGAACAGCAGTTTGATCTCCCTGACGGCAACTCCAACCTTCCTTGCCTTGATGTCTTCATCAACACCGTTGATCCCATTAATGAACCTATGATATACACTATGAACTCCATTATATCCATCCTTGCTGCAGACTATCCAGTTGACAAGCATGCTTGCTACCTCTCAGATGATGGTGGGTCAATAATCCATTATGATGGCTTGCTTGAGACTGCAAAATTTGCTGCATTATGGGTTCCCTTTTGCCGAAAACATTCCATTGAGCCAAGAGCCCCTGAGAGCTATTTTTCTTTGAATACACGCCCATACACTGGAAATGCACCACAAGACTTTGTCAACGACCGCAGGCACATGTGTAGAGAGTATGATGAGTTCAAGGAGCGGTTAGATGCACTTTTTACCCTTATTCCCAAACGGTCAGATGTGTACAATCATGCTGCTGCCAAAGAAGGTGCAAAGGCAACTTGGATGGCAGATGGGACACAGTGGCCAGGCACATGGATTGACCCAGCTGAaaatcataagaaaggacaacaTGTTGGAATTGTTAAG GTTATGTTGAAACATCCAAGTTATGAACCAGAACTTGGTCTAGGAGCAAGCACCAACAGTCCTCTAGACTTCAGTGCAGTTGATGTGCGCCTCCCAATGCTCGTTTACATCTCCCGCGAGAAGAGTCCAAGCTGTGATCATCAAAAGAAGGCAGGTGCCATGAATGTACAGTTGCGAGTCTCTGCCCTCCTGACCAATGCGCCCTTCATCATCAACTTCGATGGTGACCACTACGTCAACAACTCTAAAGCCTTCCGTGCTGGCATATGTTTCATGCTCGATCGCCGTGAAGGTGACAATACTGCCTTTGTCCAGTTTCCCCAACGCTTCGATGATGTTGATCCCACAGATAGGTACTGCAATCACAATCGTGTCTTCTTTGACGCCACCTTGCTCGGCCTCAATGGCATCCAAGGGCCGTCTTATGTTGGCACTGGTTGCATGTTCCGCCGTGTCGCACTTTACGGTGTTGACCCACCTCGCTGGAGACCTGATAACGTCAAGATCGTGGACAGCTCCACCAAGTTTGGCAGTTCAGCATCATTCATCAGCTCAATACTGCCAGCAGCAGACCAAGAACGCTCCATCATGTCGCCGCCGGCACTTGAAGAGCCTGTCATGGCTGACTTAGCTCATGTCATGACATGTGCATATGAGGACGGGACTGAATGGGGCAGAGAAGTTGGTTGGGTGTACAACATTGCAACTGAGGATGTGGTGACCGGCTTCCGGCTGCACCGGAATGGGTGGCGATCCATGTACTGCCGCATGGAGCCAGATGCATTCGCCGGCACCGCACCAATCAACCTCACTGAGCGGCTCTACCAGATCTTGCGCTGGTCAGGGGGCTCCCTTGAGATGTTCTTCTCGCGGAACTGCCCACTCCTGGCTGGCCGCCGCCTCCACCCAATGCAAAGAATTGCCTATGCCAACATGACAGCCTACCCAGTTTCATCTGTCTTTCTTGTGTTCTATCTCCTCTTTCCGGTGATATGGATCTTCCGTGGGCAATTCTACATACAGAAGCCATTTCCCACGTATGTGTTGTACCTCGTCATCGTCATCGCCCTGACCGAGTTAATCGGTATGGTTGAGATCAAGTGGGCTGGGCTCACGCTGCTGGACTGGATCCGCAACGAGCAGTTCTACATTATTGGTGCAACAGCCGTGTACCCTACAGCAGTATTTCACATAGTGCTGAAGTTGTTTGGCCTGAAGGGCGTTTCATTCAAGCTGACGGCGAAACAGGTAGCAAGCAGTACCAGCGACAAGTTTGCTGAACTGTATGCCGTGCAGTGGGCTCCGATGCTGATCCCTACCATGGTGGTGATAGCGGTGAATGTCTGTGCCATTGGCGCGTCGATAGGCAAGGCGATAGTGGGAGGATGGTCACTGATGCAGATGGCAGATGCAGGACTTGGGCTGGTGTTCAACGCGTGGATTCTGGTGCTGATCTACCCGTTTGCTCTGGGTATGATTGGACGGTGGAGCAAGAGGCCCTACATCCTGTTCATTCTCTTTGTGATTGTGTTTATTTTGATCGCCTTGGTGGATATCGCCATCCAGGCCATGCGCTCTGGGTTTGTTCGGTTCCACTTCAAAAGCTCAGGTGGCGCCACTTTTCCCACAAGCTGGGGTTTGTAA
- the LOC125536676 gene encoding probable mixed-linked glucan synthase 8 isoform X2 translates to MLLSLIRLVAIVLFFIWRVRHPYADGMWLWWISMVGDLWFGVTWLLNQVAKLNPVKRVPNLTLLEQQFDLPDGNSNLPCLDVFINTVDPINEPMIYTMNSIISILAADYPVDKHACYLSDDGGSIIHYDGLLETAKFAALWVPFCRKHSIEPRAPESYFSLNTRPYTGNAPQDFVNDRRHMCREYDEFKERLDALFTLIPKRSDVYNHAAAKEGAKATWMADGTQWPGTWIDPAENHKKGQHVGIVKVMLKHPSYEPELGLGASTNSPLDFSAVDVRLPMLVYISREKSPSCDHQKKAGAMNVQLRVSALLTNAPFIINFDGDHYVNNSKAFRAGICFMLDRREGDNTAFVQFPQRFDDVDPTDRYCNHNRVFFDATLLGLNGIQGPSYVGTGCMFRRVALYGVDPPRWRPDNVKIVDSSTKFGSSASFISSILPAADQERSIMSPPALEEPVMADLAHVMTCAYEDGTEWGREVGWVYNIATEDVVTGFRLHRNGWRSMYCRMEPDAFAGTAPINLTERLYQILRWSGGSLEMFFSRNCPLLAGRRLHPMQRIAYANMTAYPVSSVFLVFYLLFPVIWIFRGQFYIQKPFPTYVLYLVIVIALTELIGMVEIKWAGLTLLDWIRNEQFYIIGATAVYPTAVFHIVLKLFGLKGVSFKLTAKQVASSTSDKFAELYAVQWAPMLIPTMVVIAVNVCAIGASIGKAIVGGWSLMQMADAGLGLVFNAWILVLIYPFALGMIGRWSKRPYILFILFVIVFILIALVDIAIQAMRSGFVRFHFKSSGGATFPTSWGL, encoded by the exons AT GTTGCTGAGCTTGATCAGATTGGTTGCTATCGTCCTATTTTTCATATGGCGTGTCAGGCACCCATACGCTGATGGCATGTGGCTCTGGTGGATATCGATGGTTGGGGATCTTTGGTTTGGCGTCACTTGGTTGCTAAACCAAGTTGCAAAGCTCAACCCTGTCAAGCGTGTCCCCAACCTTACCCTCTTGGAACAGCAGTTTGATCTCCCTGACGGCAACTCCAACCTTCCTTGCCTTGATGTCTTCATCAACACCGTTGATCCCATTAATGAACCTATGATATACACTATGAACTCCATTATATCCATCCTTGCTGCAGACTATCCAGTTGACAAGCATGCTTGCTACCTCTCAGATGATGGTGGGTCAATAATCCATTATGATGGCTTGCTTGAGACTGCAAAATTTGCTGCATTATGGGTTCCCTTTTGCCGAAAACATTCCATTGAGCCAAGAGCCCCTGAGAGCTATTTTTCTTTGAATACACGCCCATACACTGGAAATGCACCACAAGACTTTGTCAACGACCGCAGGCACATGTGTAGAGAGTATGATGAGTTCAAGGAGCGGTTAGATGCACTTTTTACCCTTATTCCCAAACGGTCAGATGTGTACAATCATGCTGCTGCCAAAGAAGGTGCAAAGGCAACTTGGATGGCAGATGGGACACAGTGGCCAGGCACATGGATTGACCCAGCTGAaaatcataagaaaggacaacaTGTTGGAATTGTTAAG GTTATGTTGAAACATCCAAGTTATGAACCAGAACTTGGTCTAGGAGCAAGCACCAACAGTCCTCTAGACTTCAGTGCAGTTGATGTGCGCCTCCCAATGCTCGTTTACATCTCCCGCGAGAAGAGTCCAAGCTGTGATCATCAAAAGAAGGCAGGTGCCATGAATGTACAGTTGCGAGTCTCTGCCCTCCTGACCAATGCGCCCTTCATCATCAACTTCGATGGTGACCACTACGTCAACAACTCTAAAGCCTTCCGTGCTGGCATATGTTTCATGCTCGATCGCCGTGAAGGTGACAATACTGCCTTTGTCCAGTTTCCCCAACGCTTCGATGATGTTGATCCCACAGATAGGTACTGCAATCACAATCGTGTCTTCTTTGACGCCACCTTGCTCGGCCTCAATGGCATCCAAGGGCCGTCTTATGTTGGCACTGGTTGCATGTTCCGCCGTGTCGCACTTTACGGTGTTGACCCACCTCGCTGGAGACCTGATAACGTCAAGATCGTGGACAGCTCCACCAAGTTTGGCAGTTCAGCATCATTCATCAGCTCAATACTGCCAGCAGCAGACCAAGAACGCTCCATCATGTCGCCGCCGGCACTTGAAGAGCCTGTCATGGCTGACTTAGCTCATGTCATGACATGTGCATATGAGGACGGGACTGAATGGGGCAGAGAAGTTGGTTGGGTGTACAACATTGCAACTGAGGATGTGGTGACCGGCTTCCGGCTGCACCGGAATGGGTGGCGATCCATGTACTGCCGCATGGAGCCAGATGCATTCGCCGGCACCGCACCAATCAACCTCACTGAGCGGCTCTACCAGATCTTGCGCTGGTCAGGGGGCTCCCTTGAGATGTTCTTCTCGCGGAACTGCCCACTCCTGGCTGGCCGCCGCCTCCACCCAATGCAAAGAATTGCCTATGCCAACATGACAGCCTACCCAGTTTCATCTGTCTTTCTTGTGTTCTATCTCCTCTTTCCGGTGATATGGATCTTCCGTGGGCAATTCTACATACAGAAGCCATTTCCCACGTATGTGTTGTACCTCGTCATCGTCATCGCCCTGACCGAGTTAATCGGTATGGTTGAGATCAAGTGGGCTGGGCTCACGCTGCTGGACTGGATCCGCAACGAGCAGTTCTACATTATTGGTGCAACAGCCGTGTACCCTACAGCAGTATTTCACATAGTGCTGAAGTTGTTTGGCCTGAAGGGCGTTTCATTCAAGCTGACGGCGAAACAGGTAGCAAGCAGTACCAGCGACAAGTTTGCTGAACTGTATGCCGTGCAGTGGGCTCCGATGCTGATCCCTACCATGGTGGTGATAGCGGTGAATGTCTGTGCCATTGGCGCGTCGATAGGCAAGGCGATAGTGGGAGGATGGTCACTGATGCAGATGGCAGATGCAGGACTTGGGCTGGTGTTCAACGCGTGGATTCTGGTGCTGATCTACCCGTTTGCTCTGGGTATGATTGGACGGTGGAGCAAGAGGCCCTACATCCTGTTCATTCTCTTTGTGATTGTGTTTATTTTGATCGCCTTGGTGGATATCGCCATCCAGGCCATGCGCTCTGGGTTTGTTCGGTTCCACTTCAAAAGCTCAGGTGGCGCCACTTTTCCCACAAGCTGGGGTTTGTAA